The genomic interval GGCCGCTCCCTCATCGCGCCCGCGCAGATCCCGGCCGGCCTCATGATCGCGATCATCGGCGCGCCGTACTTCGTGTGGCTGCTGCGGCGCTCACGCCCGTGAGGCGGTGACCTCGTCCAGGAAGTCGCCGATCAGCACGGTGAGCAGGGCGGGACGCTCGGCGACCAGCGCGTGCGTCGTGCCCGGCACGATGCACAGCTGGGCACCGGGGATCGACGAGGCGATCAGGAGGCTGTGATCGGGCCGGATCGTGTCGCGGTCCGCCGACATGATGAGCGTCGGGGCGCCGATGCGGGCGAGGTCCCCGGGCGCGATGTCCGGCTCGGTGGTCCACAGGCGCATGAGCTTGGCCAGCACGACGTCGGCATGGGCGGGGCCGTCGGGGGAGAAGCGGGCGTAGGCCTCGCGCTCGGCGTCGGGCTCGTCGGCGGCACCGGCCGGTGAGGGCAGCGGAGCCAGCACGGGGAGCCCGGCAGCGGAGTCGGTGAAGGCGGACGGGTCCAGGTTCGCGCTGATAGCCACGACGGAGCGGACTCGCTCGGGGTGATCCATCGCGAGCAGCAGGGCCAGGACGGCGCCGTCGCTGTAGCCGACGACGTGCACCGACTCCAGGTCGTGGGCGTCGAGATAGGCGACGGCCTCGATCAGGC from Brachybacterium huguangmaarense carries:
- a CDS encoding alpha/beta fold hydrolase translates to MTTLQIAGARMHSESAGSGEPVLLLHGGFCSLESLQAQFDALARDHEVFAYERPGHGRSPDVDGEYGYARSLIEAVAYLDAHDLESVHVVGYSDGAVLALLLAMDHPERVRSVVAISANLDPSAFTDSAAGLPVLAPLPSPAGAADEPDAEREAYARFSPDGPAHADVVLAKLMRLWTTEPDIAPGDLARIGAPTLIMSADRDTIRPDHSLLIASSIPGAQLCIVPGTTHALVAERPALLTVLIGDFLDEVTASRA